In one Kitasatospora cineracea genomic region, the following are encoded:
- a CDS encoding gamma carbonic anhydrase family protein → MTTNPPGFRFEHRGAVPQVHPTAYVAPTAVLVGDVRVGPRARVMYGAVLDAEGSRIEVGEAAVVCENAVLRASAAAGAEQPVVLGAHVFVGPHATLLGCTVERACYLASSVHVLQQAVVGTGSVVAVAALVHARTVLPAEYFVPPYTMAVGDPVRLLAPGDPGVPQVLGRLGFAGTAFGVDASWTDRVARHERIAEVRSAEFAAHLDDRPATG, encoded by the coding sequence ATGACCACGAACCCGCCGGGCTTCCGGTTCGAGCACCGCGGCGCCGTCCCGCAGGTGCACCCCACCGCCTACGTCGCGCCGACCGCCGTGCTGGTCGGCGACGTCCGGGTCGGCCCGCGCGCCCGGGTGATGTACGGGGCGGTGCTGGACGCGGAGGGCTCCCGAATCGAGGTCGGCGAGGCGGCGGTGGTGTGCGAGAACGCGGTGCTGCGCGCCTCCGCCGCGGCGGGCGCCGAGCAGCCGGTGGTGCTCGGCGCCCACGTGTTCGTCGGCCCGCACGCCACCCTGCTGGGCTGCACCGTGGAGCGCGCCTGCTACCTGGCGAGCTCGGTGCACGTGCTGCAGCAGGCCGTGGTGGGGACCGGTTCGGTGGTGGCGGTCGCCGCCCTGGTGCACGCCCGCACGGTGCTGCCCGCCGAGTACTTCGTCCCGCCGTACACGATGGCCGTCGGCGACCCGGTGCGGTTGCTGGCCCCGGGCGACCCCGGGGTGCCGCAGGTGCTCGGGCGGCTCGGCTTCGCGGGCACGGCCTTCGGCGTCGACGCCTCGTGGACCGATCGGGTGGCCCGGCACGAGCGGATCGCCGAGGTCCGCTCGGCGGAGTTCGCGGCGCACCTGGACGACCGGCCCGCGACCGGCTGA
- a CDS encoding SsgA family sporulation/cell division regulator, with translation MTPDEARVPPQRGSAVRIALHLVIEVVVAADLHVPVVARLRYGADEPYTVHLDNHVDLPEPVTWSLSRDVLLAGLTGPAGLGDMSIAPGEGPDRGHLLVSLHGEEASALLRLPAHVLQDFLRRTECVVPFGCEQEHVDLDGLVERLLTEDGPEEDPDGAG, from the coding sequence GTGACCCCCGACGAAGCCCGGGTCCCGCCGCAGCGCGGCAGCGCCGTCCGGATCGCCCTGCACCTCGTCATCGAGGTCGTCGTTGCCGCCGACCTGCACGTCCCCGTCGTCGCCCGCCTGCGCTACGGCGCGGACGAGCCCTACACCGTCCACCTCGACAACCACGTCGACCTGCCCGAACCGGTCACCTGGTCGCTCTCCCGCGACGTCCTGCTGGCCGGGCTGACCGGTCCCGCCGGCCTCGGCGACATGTCGATCGCCCCCGGCGAGGGCCCCGACCGCGGACACCTCCTGGTCTCCCTGCACGGCGAGGAGGCCAGCGCCCTGCTCCGCCTGCCCGCGCACGTCCTGCAGGACTTCCTGCGCCGCACCGAATGCGTCGTCCCGTTCGGCTGCGAACAGGAGCACGTCGACCTCGACGGGCTGGTCGAACGCCTGCTCACCGAGGACGGCCCGGAGGAGGACCCGGACGGCGCCGGATGA
- a CDS encoding AraC family transcriptional regulator codes for MDVLSDLLHRARARHTRVHQLIQRPPWSMAFAEPPALTVVAALDGPASVRLLEHPSAGPVPLASGDIALVRGSAGRYVLADGPGTAPQVLIRDGTKQVLDAGAVSERSLGPRTYGDGLPGATTLLHGAYGFRGAAGEHLLGLLPPLAVVPGREGSTAALRLLAAETARQEPGQEAVLNRLLDLVLVLALRAWCTRPDAELPSWPAALGVPAVGEAIRLLHAEPARRWTVAELAARVGRSRTVFAAQFTRAVGEPPLAHLTAWRMVLAADLLRDTEATVAAVARQVGYRDAFAFSTAFKRARGLTPSDWRVRHGS; via the coding sequence ATGGACGTCCTGAGCGATCTGCTGCACCGGGCCCGGGCCCGGCACACCCGGGTGCACCAGTTGATCCAGCGGCCGCCGTGGTCGATGGCCTTCGCGGAGCCGCCCGCGCTCACCGTGGTCGCCGCACTGGACGGCCCCGCCTCCGTCCGCCTGCTGGAGCACCCGTCCGCCGGGCCGGTGCCGCTGGCGTCCGGGGACATCGCCCTGGTCCGCGGCAGCGCCGGGCGGTACGTGCTGGCGGACGGGCCGGGCACCGCGCCGCAGGTGCTGATCCGGGACGGGACCAAGCAGGTCCTGGACGCCGGCGCGGTCTCCGAGCGCAGCCTCGGCCCGCGCACGTACGGCGACGGGCTGCCCGGGGCGACCACGTTGCTGCACGGTGCCTACGGGTTCCGCGGGGCGGCGGGCGAGCACCTGCTGGGGCTGCTCCCGCCGCTGGCCGTGGTGCCGGGGCGGGAGGGCAGCACGGCGGCGCTGCGGCTGCTGGCGGCCGAGACGGCCCGGCAGGAACCGGGGCAGGAGGCGGTGCTGAACCGGCTGCTCGATCTGGTCCTGGTGCTCGCCCTGCGGGCCTGGTGCACCCGTCCGGACGCCGAACTGCCGTCCTGGCCCGCCGCGTTGGGCGTCCCGGCGGTCGGTGAGGCGATCCGGCTGCTGCACGCCGAGCCGGCCCGGCGCTGGACGGTCGCCGAGCTGGCCGCCCGGGTCGGCCGTTCCCGCACCGTCTTCGCCGCCCAGTTCACCCGCGCCGTCGGCGAGCCGCCGCTGGCCCACCTGACCGCCTGGCGGATGGTGCTGGCCGCCGACCTGCTCCGGGACACCGAGGCGACGGTGGCGGCCGTCGCCCGCCAGGTCGGTTACCGGGACGCGTTCGCCTTCAGCACGGCCTTCAAGCGCGCCCGCGGCCTGACCCCGTCCGACTGGCGCGTCCGGCACGGGAGTTGA
- a CDS encoding SMI1/KNR4 family protein gives MSEYVDRVFDTINPGRPDRPAVIDWRPVEDLLGANLPEDFKRIIETYGPAMINEHLMLFHPGTELFNLKDHVSSRIEALKSTDWGDITFRGAAPVGGGPDGLIPVISTDRNESAFLVRAETGEGWNVVGFAFDGEFTEFRVGFSEWLYRYLLGEDVFGPGTGMPRRGAVKIQDLPKTRGEGIVERRGPARAK, from the coding sequence ATGAGCGAGTATGTCGATCGAGTGTTCGATACGATTAACCCGGGGCGCCCGGACCGGCCCGCAGTGATCGACTGGCGGCCGGTCGAAGACCTCCTGGGAGCTAATCTCCCGGAGGACTTCAAGAGGATCATCGAGACCTACGGGCCGGCGATGATCAATGAGCACCTCATGCTCTTCCACCCGGGGACCGAACTGTTCAACCTGAAGGACCACGTCTCCTCGCGGATTGAGGCCCTGAAGTCAACGGACTGGGGCGACATCACTTTCCGAGGAGCCGCCCCGGTCGGCGGCGGGCCGGACGGCCTGATCCCTGTGATCAGTACGGACCGGAACGAGTCCGCTTTCTTGGTCAGGGCAGAGACCGGTGAAGGGTGGAACGTGGTCGGGTTCGCATTCGACGGTGAGTTCACCGAATTCAGGGTGGGCTTCAGCGAATGGCTCTACCGGTACCTGCTCGGCGAGGACGTCTTCGGGCCGGGCACGGGAATGCCCCGCCGCGGGGCAGTGAAGATCCAGGACCTCCCCAAGACTCGTGGAGAGGGAATCGTCGAGCGCCGCGGCCCCGCTCGCGCCAAGTAG
- a CDS encoding RrF2 family transcriptional regulator has translation MKLSGGVEWALHCCVVLTAAGDPVPAARLAALHDVSPSYLAKQMQALSRAGLVHSVQGKTGGYVLTKKAEDITMLDVVQAVDGASPAFVCTEIRQRGPLGTPPEQCTKQCPISRAMGAADEAWRASLAAVTIADLAASVEGDSGPEALPRIGAWLNGRPGDRP, from the coding sequence ATGAAGCTGTCCGGTGGCGTGGAGTGGGCGCTGCACTGCTGCGTGGTGCTGACCGCGGCCGGCGATCCGGTGCCGGCGGCCCGGCTGGCCGCGCTGCACGACGTGTCGCCGAGCTACCTGGCCAAGCAGATGCAGGCGCTGTCCCGCGCGGGCCTGGTGCACTCGGTCCAGGGCAAGACCGGCGGTTACGTCCTCACCAAGAAGGCCGAGGACATCACCATGCTGGACGTGGTGCAGGCCGTCGACGGGGCGAGCCCCGCGTTCGTCTGCACCGAGATCCGTCAGCGCGGGCCGCTGGGGACGCCGCCGGAGCAGTGCACGAAGCAGTGCCCCATCTCGCGGGCGATGGGAGCGGCCGACGAGGCGTGGCGCGCGTCGCTGGCCGCCGTCACGATCGCCGACCTCGCCGCTTCGGTGGAGGGGGACAGCGGCCCCGAGGCGCTACCGAGGATCGGCGCCTGGCTGAACGGGCGCCCGGGTGACCGGCCCTAG
- a CDS encoding IS5 family transposase (programmed frameshift) has translation MRRHELSDAEWAALSRFLPSSGTAGRPRSDDRVVLNGIVWKLRTGSAWRDVPERYGSWQTLYTRFRRWALDGTFSRMLQQVQAEKDAAGDIGWLVSVDSTIVRAHQHAAGGRKRGDRSGDETADHALGRSRGGLSTKVHLACDGRGRPLGFVLTGGNTNDCTRFEAVLESIRVPRIGPGRPRTRPDHVIADKGYSSRKIRAYLRERGIRHTIPERADQVLGRLNRGRRGGRPPVFDRATYRLRNVVERCFNRLKQWRGLATRYDKTRESYQATVTIASILLWI, from the exons ATTCGTCGTCATGAGCTTTCGGATGCCGAGTGGGCGGCGCTGTCGCGGTTCCTGCCGAGTTCGGGGACCGCGGGGCGTCCCCGGTCGGATGACCGGGTGGTGCTGAACGGGATCGTGTGGAAGCTACGGACCGGCTCGGCCTGGCGGGACGTGCCCGAGCGCTACGGGTCCTGGCAGACCCTGTACACGCGTTTTCGCCGGTGGGCGCTGGACGGGACGTTCTCTCGGATGCTCCAGCAGGTCCAGGCGGAGAAGGACGCGGCGGGGGACATCGGCTGGCTGGTGTCGGTCGACTCCACGATCGTCCGCGCCCACCAGCACGCCGCTGGCG GGCGCAAAAGGGGGGACCGGAGCGGGGACGAAACGGCAGATCACGCCCTCGGCCGATCCCGCGGAGGACTGAGCACCAAGGTCCACCTCGCCTGCGACGGTCGAGGCCGCCCGCTCGGCTTCGTCCTCACGGGCGGCAACACCAACGACTGCACCCGCTTCGAGGCGGTCCTGGAATCGATCCGCGTCCCGCGAATCGGGCCCGGGCGTCCGCGCACCCGACCCGACCACGTGATCGCCGACAAGGGCTACAGCTCCCGCAAGATCCGTGCCTACCTACGCGAACGCGGCATCCGCCACACCATCCCCGAACGCGCCGACCAGGTCCTGGGTCGGCTGAACCGAGGCCGGCGCGGCGGCCGTCCGCCCGTGTTCGACCGGGCGACCTACCGTCTGCGCAACGTCGTCGAGCGCTGCTTCAATCGGCTCAAGCAGTGGCGCGGCCTGGCCACCCGCTACGACAAGACCCGCGAGTCCTACCAGGCCACCGTCACCATCGCCTCGATCCTGCTCTGGATCTGA
- a CDS encoding NTP pyrophosphohydrolase, which translates to MEQPVEVLPPPGPSAPLLVVDGANVVGSVPDGWWRDRRGAAERLRDALVPVAADGLPGLPGPLAVVLVVEGAARGVEGVPGVRVVSAPGSGDDRIVELVAAEAAAAPGRRLLVVTADRGLRARVTALGAEPLGPRTVRGGAGDASGPGSRGHTG; encoded by the coding sequence ATGGAACAGCCCGTCGAGGTCCTCCCGCCGCCCGGTCCGTCCGCCCCGCTGCTGGTGGTGGACGGCGCGAACGTCGTCGGCTCCGTCCCGGACGGGTGGTGGCGGGACCGGCGGGGCGCGGCCGAGCGGCTGCGGGACGCGCTGGTGCCGGTGGCGGCGGACGGACTGCCGGGGCTGCCGGGCCCGTTGGCGGTGGTGCTGGTGGTGGAGGGTGCGGCGCGCGGCGTGGAGGGGGTGCCGGGGGTGCGGGTGGTGTCGGCACCGGGCAGCGGTGACGACCGGATCGTGGAGCTGGTCGCCGCCGAGGCCGCGGCCGCCCCGGGCCGCCGCCTGCTGGTGGTGACGGCCGACCGCGGGCTGCGCGCCCGGGTCACCGCGCTGGGCGCGGAGCCGCTGGGCCCGCGCACGGTGCGCGGCGGCGCGGGCGACGCGAGCGGCCCGGGCAGCCGCGGACATACCGGCTGA
- a CDS encoding MHYT domain-containing protein: protein MNHDTMAHLNGFQYGWVNPVVAYLIACAGAAIGLRCTARAMTLRPDRRFGWLALAAGAFGCGIWSMHFIAMLGFMVDASTLVYDIPLTLLSLLVAIVVVGLGIGFVGYRGKSTGTLLVSGLLTGCGVAGMHYIGMAAMQVEGRVSYDGLLVAASVAIAVAAATAALWMTLNVKGLPAALGAALIAGVAVVAMHYTAMAAVGVTLDGRPAGDGTPASQFALPLAVGIMVVLAVAGIAIALSPQDPEGGSGPAAEPIRVDLFGQERY from the coding sequence ATGAACCACGACACGATGGCCCACCTCAACGGCTTCCAGTACGGGTGGGTGAACCCGGTCGTGGCGTACCTGATCGCCTGCGCGGGAGCCGCGATCGGACTGCGGTGCACCGCACGGGCCATGACGCTGCGGCCGGACAGGCGCTTCGGCTGGCTGGCGCTCGCGGCCGGCGCGTTCGGGTGCGGCATCTGGTCCATGCACTTCATCGCCATGCTCGGCTTCATGGTGGACGCCTCCACCCTGGTCTACGACATCCCGCTCACCCTGCTCAGCCTGCTGGTGGCGATCGTCGTGGTCGGCCTGGGCATCGGCTTCGTCGGCTACCGCGGCAAGAGCACCGGCACCCTGTTGGTCAGCGGCCTCCTGACCGGCTGCGGCGTCGCCGGCATGCACTACATCGGCATGGCCGCGATGCAGGTCGAGGGCCGGGTCTCCTACGACGGCCTGCTGGTGGCCGCCTCGGTGGCGATCGCGGTCGCCGCCGCCACCGCCGCGCTGTGGATGACCCTGAACGTCAAGGGCCTGCCCGCGGCGCTCGGCGCGGCGCTGATCGCCGGCGTCGCGGTGGTCGCCATGCACTACACCGCGATGGCCGCCGTGGGCGTCACCCTCGACGGCCGTCCCGCCGGGGACGGGACGCCCGCCTCGCAGTTCGCCCTGCCGCTGGCCGTCGGCATCATGGTCGTCCTCGCGGTCGCGGGCATCGCCATCGCGCTCTCCCCGCAGGACCCGGAGGGCGGCAGCGGCCCGGCCGCCGAGCCGATCCGGGTCGACCTGTTCGGGCAGGAGCGCTACTGA
- a CDS encoding NAD(P)H-binding protein, whose product MILVTGAGGNLGSATLAALHARGVPATGGSRSPGPGVRRLDFDDPAGLDLTGVSTLVLVSAGYAEDDLVVARHAAALAAAVRDGVRHVVYTSLTTAGDHLGFALAHRATERLVRESGLSWTILRNGLYAELFGGLLTWSGDGLESAFGDGALAAVARADLAEVAALVAADPAAHRGRVRDLVGPPVTAGLVADRLGVPHRTVGLGEYRRRLLEETPGLLPFQPPMLASIATGVRHGFLDGADPALTDLLGRPARDPLTVAAAAASATRPAITRPATGLRPRP is encoded by the coding sequence ATGATCCTGGTGACGGGAGCGGGCGGGAACCTCGGCTCGGCCACCCTGGCGGCCCTGCACGCCCGGGGCGTCCCCGCGACGGGCGGCAGCCGCTCGCCGGGCCCGGGGGTGCGGCGGCTCGACTTCGACGACCCCGCGGGCCTCGACCTCACCGGGGTGTCGACCCTGGTGCTGGTCTCGGCCGGCTACGCCGAGGACGACCTGGTGGTCGCCCGGCACGCGGCTGCCCTGGCCGCGGCCGTCCGCGACGGCGTCCGCCACGTCGTGTACACCAGCCTGACCACCGCCGGCGACCACCTCGGCTTCGCGCTCGCGCACCGGGCCACCGAGCGCCTGGTGCGGGAGAGCGGGCTGTCCTGGACGATCCTGCGCAACGGCCTGTACGCCGAGCTCTTCGGCGGTCTGCTGACCTGGTCCGGGGACGGGCTGGAGTCGGCGTTCGGGGACGGCGCGCTGGCCGCGGTCGCCCGGGCGGACCTGGCCGAGGTGGCGGCGCTGGTCGCGGCGGACCCGGCGGCCCACCGCGGGCGCGTCCGCGACCTCGTCGGCCCGCCGGTCACCGCGGGCCTGGTCGCCGACCGGCTCGGGGTGCCGCACCGCACCGTCGGCCTGGGCGAGTACCGGCGCCGACTGCTGGAGGAGACGCCGGGGCTGCTGCCCTTCCAGCCGCCCATGCTGGCCTCGATCGCCACCGGCGTCCGGCACGGCTTCCTGGACGGCGCCGACCCCGCCCTGACCGACCTGCTCGGCCGCCCGGCCCGCGACCCGCTGACCGTCGCGGCGGCGGCCGCGTCCGCCACGCGCCCGGCGATCACGCGCCCGGCGACGGGCCTGCGGCCGCGGCCCTGA
- a CDS encoding SDR family oxidoreductase has translation MKITVIGTGLIGSQLATELTARGHEVTARGHEVTAASLSSGVDLLAGTGLDEALAGADTVVNVTNSPTFDEQSIEFFRTTVSNLLAAGERAGVRHQVALSIVGVDQVAELDYYRAKTLQEELLRGGPTPYSIVRATQFFEFMEPTMSWTSDETAVRLPATPLRPIASADVVDALADVATGAPLGGILDIAGPDEFTLDEIGRMTLAARGDRRPVVVDDRAGLFAAVRGDVLTPGPGARLAPTRYRDWLNG, from the coding sequence ATGAAGATCACCGTCATCGGCACCGGACTCATCGGCTCCCAGCTCGCCACCGAGCTGACCGCACGAGGCCACGAGGTGACCGCACGAGGCCACGAGGTGACCGCCGCATCACTGTCCTCCGGCGTCGACCTGCTCGCCGGGACCGGCCTCGACGAGGCGCTCGCCGGCGCCGACACCGTCGTCAACGTGACCAATTCCCCCACGTTCGACGAGCAGTCCATCGAGTTCTTCCGCACCACGGTGAGCAACCTGCTCGCCGCGGGCGAGCGGGCTGGCGTGCGCCACCAGGTCGCGCTCTCCATCGTCGGCGTGGACCAGGTCGCCGAACTGGACTACTACCGCGCCAAGACGCTCCAGGAAGAACTGCTGCGCGGCGGACCGACGCCGTACTCGATCGTGCGCGCCACGCAGTTCTTCGAGTTCATGGAGCCGACCATGTCGTGGACCTCGGACGAGACCGCAGTGCGCCTGCCCGCGACGCCGCTCCGGCCGATCGCCAGCGCCGATGTCGTCGACGCTCTCGCGGACGTGGCCACCGGCGCACCGCTCGGCGGGATCCTCGACATCGCGGGCCCCGACGAGTTCACGCTCGACGAGATCGGCCGAATGACGCTCGCTGCGCGGGGCGACCGGCGCCCGGTCGTCGTCGACGACCGGGCGGGCCTGTTCGCCGCCGTCCGCGGGGACGTCCTCACCCCGGGCCCCGGCGCCCGCCTGGCGCCCACCCGCTACCGGGACTGGCTCAACGGCTGA
- a CDS encoding BlaI/MecI/CopY family transcriptional regulator, with translation MELAGVDPEHGGGDESGRPRRRGQGELATEVLSVLHRAPGPVTASWVQEQLGGELAYTTVMTILSRLLAKQAVVRSRSGRAYVWSAAADAAGLTARRMRRLLDTEPDRDAVLASFVTALTPQDEQLLRALLNAAEPSPGAGGGDDGR, from the coding sequence ATGGAGTTGGCGGGCGTCGACCCGGAGCACGGCGGGGGCGACGAGAGCGGGCGGCCGCGCCGCCGCGGGCAGGGCGAGCTGGCGACCGAGGTGCTGTCGGTGCTGCACCGGGCGCCGGGGCCGGTGACGGCGTCCTGGGTGCAGGAGCAGCTGGGCGGCGAGCTGGCGTACACCACGGTGATGACGATCCTGTCGCGGCTGCTGGCGAAGCAGGCGGTGGTGCGCAGCCGGTCGGGCCGGGCGTACGTGTGGTCGGCGGCGGCGGACGCGGCGGGGCTGACGGCGCGTCGGATGCGGCGGCTGCTGGACACCGAGCCGGACCGGGACGCGGTGCTGGCCTCGTTCGTGACGGCGCTGACGCCGCAGGACGAGCAGTTGCTGCGGGCGCTGCTGAACGCGGCGGAGCCCTCCCCCGGTGCCGGGGGCGGGGACGACGGGCGCTGA
- a CDS encoding M56 family metallopeptidase, giving the protein MGSFVFLPLVLPLTSLPIARLAEHHLHPRNAVRLLSWIGVTMAVCSTLALGLLFVVGTAQIPGNPLPDSWSDPEIRTAVPFHEAVGTAAVVGLVTVLTACSRSLRRHLRVRARAQRALAPMPLDSDLVVLPDPEPYAYAVPGVPGRVVVSTAMMDSLDADEQRALLAHERSHLANRHHRYLLAAQLASCVNPFLRPLQRAVGYATERWADEEAAGSVGDRRLTARAVARAALVTRGGGPAPSFAAFAAPGPVPRRVTALLSPALGEAWPAPASPAGLAAMVAAAGTAVSAVSALNAAVALLLLVKAATPW; this is encoded by the coding sequence ATGGGTTCCTTCGTCTTCCTCCCGCTGGTGCTGCCGTTGACCTCGCTGCCGATCGCCCGGCTGGCCGAGCACCACCTGCACCCGCGCAACGCGGTGCGGCTGCTGTCCTGGATCGGCGTGACGATGGCGGTGTGCAGCACCTTGGCGCTGGGCCTGCTGTTCGTGGTGGGCACCGCGCAGATCCCGGGCAACCCGTTGCCGGACAGCTGGTCGGATCCGGAGATCCGGACGGCGGTGCCGTTCCACGAGGCGGTGGGCACGGCCGCGGTGGTGGGCCTGGTGACGGTGCTGACCGCCTGTTCCCGTTCGCTCCGCCGTCACCTGCGGGTGCGGGCCCGGGCGCAGCGGGCGCTGGCCCCGATGCCGCTGGACTCGGACCTGGTGGTGCTGCCGGACCCGGAGCCGTACGCGTACGCGGTGCCGGGCGTGCCGGGGCGGGTGGTGGTGTCGACGGCGATGATGGACAGCCTGGACGCGGACGAGCAGCGGGCGCTGCTGGCGCACGAGCGCTCGCACCTGGCGAACCGTCACCACCGCTACCTGCTGGCGGCGCAGTTGGCGAGTTGCGTGAACCCGTTCCTGCGGCCGTTGCAGCGGGCGGTGGGGTACGCGACGGAGCGGTGGGCGGACGAGGAGGCGGCGGGGTCGGTGGGCGACCGGCGGTTGACGGCGCGGGCGGTGGCGCGGGCGGCGCTGGTCACCCGGGGCGGCGGTCCGGCGCCGTCGTTCGCGGCGTTCGCGGCCCCGGGGCCGGTTCCGCGCCGGGTGACGGCGCTGTTGAGTCCGGCGCTGGGCGAGGCGTGGCCGGCGCCGGCTTCTCCGGCGGGCCTGGCCGCGATGGTCGCGGCGGCGGGGACGGCGGTCTCGGCGGTCTCGGCGCTGAACGCGGCGGTCGCCCTGCTGCTGCTGGTGAAGGCCGCCACGCCCTGGTGA
- a CDS encoding histidine-type phosphatase: MKRTAVLAAALATALAATLASAGTADARSGARDDSYGTKAPYAPQQDLRHYQQVPEGYSAVFTENVARHGSRAMSDREDGDAVLALLARAEQDGGLTGLGARLAPQVRTLLDAGASIGYGNLSARGADEQRQTALRMERRLPGLFDAIAAQGAPIVVETSGVTRATASADAFTAGLVAGEPALAGVLKAPVTDKNLLYFHKQPQNADYRAYLAGDPQLAAALAGIDADPRTAEAARHTVRRLFTARFADTLTTEQQTAFARSLAALRSAAPDLAAESGGTDLDRFLTPDDARWFGYLDDAEEFYQKGPGFTGRTITYKMAGVLLDDLFAQLERKAAGTSADGAVLRFTHAEEIEPLAALLGLPGSTEQADPAHPYSYADNPWRGARVAPMAANIQWDLYRSTADSADSAGGGKGRPGYLVRMFYNEKETAFKDGCRPIAKGSAFYDLDELERCFGRN; this comes from the coding sequence GTGAAGCGCACCGCCGTCCTCGCCGCCGCCCTGGCGACCGCCCTGGCCGCCACCCTCGCGTCCGCCGGGACCGCCGACGCCCGGAGCGGCGCCCGCGACGACTCCTACGGCACCAAGGCCCCCTACGCCCCGCAGCAGGACCTCCGGCACTACCAGCAGGTCCCCGAGGGCTACAGCGCCGTCTTCACCGAGAACGTCGCCCGGCACGGCTCCCGCGCGATGAGCGACCGCGAGGACGGCGACGCGGTGCTCGCCCTGCTGGCCCGGGCCGAGCAGGACGGCGGCCTGACCGGCCTCGGCGCCCGACTCGCCCCGCAGGTGCGGACGCTGCTCGACGCGGGCGCCTCGATCGGCTACGGCAACCTGTCCGCCCGGGGCGCCGACGAACAGCGGCAGACCGCGCTGCGGATGGAACGCCGACTGCCCGGCCTGTTCGACGCGATCGCCGCCCAGGGCGCCCCGATCGTGGTCGAGACCTCCGGCGTCACCCGGGCCACCGCCAGCGCCGACGCCTTCACCGCCGGACTGGTCGCGGGCGAACCCGCGCTCGCGGGCGTGCTCAAGGCCCCGGTCACCGACAAGAACCTGCTGTACTTCCACAAGCAGCCGCAGAACGCCGACTACCGGGCCTACCTGGCCGGCGACCCGCAACTGGCCGCCGCGCTGGCCGGGATCGACGCCGACCCGCGCACCGCCGAAGCCGCCCGGCACACCGTCCGGCGCCTGTTCACCGCCCGCTTCGCCGACACCCTCACCACCGAGCAGCAGACCGCCTTCGCCCGCTCGCTGGCCGCGCTCCGCAGCGCCGCCCCCGACCTGGCGGCGGAGAGCGGCGGCACCGACCTCGACCGCTTCCTGACGCCCGACGACGCCCGGTGGTTCGGCTACCTCGACGACGCCGAGGAGTTCTACCAGAAGGGCCCCGGCTTCACCGGACGCACCATCACCTACAAGATGGCCGGCGTCCTGCTCGACGACCTGTTCGCCCAGCTGGAGCGCAAGGCCGCCGGCACCAGCGCAGACGGCGCCGTGCTGCGCTTCACCCACGCCGAGGAGATCGAGCCGCTGGCCGCCCTGCTCGGCCTGCCCGGCAGCACCGAACAGGCCGACCCCGCCCACCCCTACAGCTACGCCGACAACCCGTGGCGCGGCGCCCGGGTCGCGCCGATGGCCGCGAACATCCAGTGGGACCTGTACCGCTCCACCGCCGACTCCGCCGACTCGGCCGGCGGCGGCAAGGGCCGGCCCGGCTACCTGGTGCGGATGTTCTATAACGAGAAGGAGACCGCGTTCAAGGACGGCTGCCGGCCGATCGCCAAGGGCTCCGCCTTCTACGACCTCGACGAACTCGAGCGCTGCTTCGGCCGGAACTGA
- a CDS encoding winged helix-turn-helix transcriptional regulator, with amino-acid sequence MSPTHTGVTTPAELDPCGRHDHPDCGIRDVLDRIGDKWSVLVVVELAGGPRRFRELQRAVEGISQRMLTLTVRRLERDGLVLRTVYPTVPAQVDYRLTGTGAGLTHLVKALADWSLAHRSAIAEARHAYDLEHPDHDIR; translated from the coding sequence ATGTCACCCACGCACACCGGGGTAACCACCCCCGCCGAGCTCGACCCCTGCGGACGCCACGACCACCCGGACTGCGGCATCCGCGACGTGCTGGACCGGATCGGCGACAAGTGGTCGGTGCTGGTGGTCGTCGAACTGGCGGGCGGGCCGCGCCGGTTCCGCGAACTGCAGCGCGCCGTCGAGGGCATCTCCCAGCGCATGCTCACCCTCACCGTGCGCCGGCTCGAACGCGACGGCCTCGTGCTGCGCACCGTCTACCCGACCGTCCCGGCCCAGGTCGACTACCGGCTGACCGGGACCGGCGCCGGACTGACCCACCTGGTCAAGGCGCTCGCCGACTGGTCGCTCGCCCACCGCTCCGCCATCGCCGAGGCCCGCCACGCCTACGACCTGGAGCACCCGGACCACGACATCCGCTGA